The Mangrovibacillus cuniculi sequence ATAAAAATACCCCCTTTTTATTTTTGTCCTATGCTTTCCATTATTTGATTTAAATGATAAATATCATGATCCAAGAAGATTTTGATATACCGCTCTAAAGTGTATGGTCCTGGTTCATTCTCAATAATAAAGGTTATAGACCTATCGAGGTTCTCGAATTCATTTACTAATAGATTCCGAGTGCTGACAAACTCATTAATAATCTCATCTACATCTACAAATCGCTCAATATATTTCATAGCTTCGTGGTTATGTTGACCATGGTCTGGAAAAGCAGGAAGGGTTGCTCCATTCTTCATCAGTGGTATCATTTTTTCTAAGGTAAAGATGTCCCAGTATAAAATATGGCCGATAATTTGGATGGGCGACCATTTGTCCTTGGCGATGGGTGTTGTTAAATTTGAATTGCTAAATTTTTTAAATACAGAAAATTTTTCCGCATTATCTTGATATTTGTGAAGTAA is a genomic window containing:
- a CDS encoding DinB family protein, translating into MNLLHKYQDNAEKFSVFKKFSNSNLTTPIAKDKWSPIQIIGHILYWDIFTLEKMIPLMKNGATLPAFPDHGQHNHEAMKYIERFVDVDEIINEFVSTRNLLVNEFENLDRSITFIIENEPGPYTLERYIKIFLDHDIYHLNQIMESIGQK